From one Halothece sp. PCC 7418 genomic stretch:
- the recJ gene encoding single-stranded-DNA-specific exonuclease RecJ, with translation MKSQIPSQRWQITELNPEQTAPLVEATGLSPLLAQVLINRGILSPDEAQVYVNPEAETLPSPNQDFPDLEQSIDLMIEAITEQEKIMICGDYDADGMTSTALLLRTLRYLGADVDYLIPSRMKEGYGINTRIVEECASNGVGLILTVDNGIAAYDPIYRAVELGLQVIITDHHDLPEMLPPADAILNPKLLPESSPYRGLAGVGVAYILAVATAQKLGKLQGFTAQLLELFTLGTIADLAPLIGVNRRWLKRGLRQLPKSEIPGVQALMQVSGVNDTKKAVKPEDIGFRLGPRINAIGRISDPQTVIELLTTDDDGIALEKAMECEQVNGKRQELCAQIEEEAIAYLETGEIDWLRDRAMVIIQPNWHHGVIGIVASRLVDKFGTPVFIGTYEDEEETQIRGSARGIPEFNVFDSLEYCHDLLEKFGGHKAAGGFSLAAENLTAFRERLSEFAHQSLEPEHLKPLIKIDATADFTQLNPHLYQQVDELQPWGIGNEEPIFLSKNVTVAEQRVIGKNHLKLKLRQIVNNQRLEKSAIAWRWGNYFPLPKQVDIAYKLRENHWQGNISLELELLGFRLPETTQQQATTYDYQGRTYHCQLWENLNELRIENDQGNLLILHQGKRTGHLKTNGQSLKAINVTASPYYEIIKAAVSALKD, from the coding sequence TTGAAATCTCAAATTCCCTCGCAACGCTGGCAAATCACTGAACTTAATCCTGAACAAACTGCACCGTTAGTGGAAGCAACAGGGTTATCTCCGCTTTTAGCTCAAGTCTTAATTAATCGTGGCATTCTCAGCCCTGATGAAGCACAAGTTTATGTGAATCCAGAAGCAGAAACCTTACCTTCTCCCAATCAAGACTTTCCAGATTTGGAACAAAGTATTGATTTAATGATCGAGGCAATTACAGAACAAGAAAAAATTATGATTTGCGGGGATTATGATGCGGATGGAATGACCAGTACCGCCCTTTTATTAAGAACATTACGGTATTTAGGGGCGGACGTGGATTATTTAATTCCGAGTCGGATGAAAGAAGGCTATGGGATTAATACTCGCATTGTGGAAGAATGTGCCAGTAATGGGGTAGGGTTAATTTTAACGGTTGATAATGGCATTGCTGCTTATGATCCGATTTATCGCGCTGTGGAATTAGGGTTACAAGTGATTATTACGGATCACCATGATCTCCCTGAAATGTTACCGCCAGCTGATGCAATTTTAAACCCAAAGTTATTACCAGAAAGTTCTCCTTATCGCGGATTAGCTGGGGTGGGAGTGGCGTATATTTTAGCTGTAGCAACGGCACAAAAATTAGGAAAATTACAAGGGTTTACTGCCCAACTTTTGGAGTTATTCACGTTAGGAACAATTGCCGATTTAGCCCCTTTAATTGGTGTCAATCGCCGTTGGTTGAAACGAGGGTTACGTCAACTGCCAAAATCAGAGATTCCAGGAGTACAAGCGTTAATGCAGGTGAGTGGCGTTAATGATACTAAAAAAGCGGTTAAACCAGAAGATATTGGGTTTCGCTTAGGACCAAGAATTAATGCGATTGGACGGATTAGCGACCCGCAAACAGTCATTGAATTATTAACAACAGATGACGATGGGATTGCTTTAGAAAAGGCGATGGAATGTGAACAAGTAAATGGAAAACGTCAAGAACTTTGTGCACAAATTGAAGAAGAAGCGATCGCGTATTTAGAAACAGGAGAAATTGATTGGCTGCGCGATCGCGCGATGGTGATTATCCAACCGAATTGGCATCACGGTGTCATCGGGATTGTTGCATCTCGTCTTGTAGATAAGTTCGGGACACCCGTTTTTATTGGCACTTATGAAGATGAAGAAGAAACTCAAATTCGCGGATCAGCACGAGGAATTCCTGAGTTTAATGTGTTTGATTCTCTAGAATACTGTCATGATTTACTGGAAAAATTTGGCGGTCATAAAGCAGCAGGAGGCTTTAGTTTAGCAGCAGAAAATCTAACTGCATTTCGGGAACGGTTGAGCGAATTTGCCCATCAATCTTTAGAACCTGAACATCTCAAACCCTTAATTAAAATTGATGCTACTGCAGACTTTACGCAATTAAATCCTCATCTCTATCAGCAAGTGGATGAGTTACAACCGTGGGGAATTGGTAATGAAGAACCGATCTTTTTAAGTAAAAATGTGACTGTCGCTGAGCAACGAGTGATTGGCAAAAATCATCTCAAATTAAAGTTGAGGCAAATTGTTAATAATCAGCGCCTAGAAAAAAGCGCGATCGCGTGGCGATGGGGAAATTATTTTCCTTTACCGAAACAAGTTGATATTGCTTATAAATTAAGGGAAAATCATTGGCAAGGTAACATTAGTTTAGAACTTGAGTTATTAGGGTTTCGCTTACCAGAAACAACGCAACAGCAAGCAACTACTTATGATTATCAAGGACGCACCTATCACTGTCAGTTATGGGAAAATCTGAATGAATTAAGAATTGAAAATGACCAAGGAAACCTTCTTATTTTACATCAAGGAAAACGCACTGGACACCTTAAAACCAATGGTCAATCCTTAAAAGCAATTAATGTCACTGCTTCCCCCTACTACGAAATTATTAAAGCAGCAGTTTCTGCGCTAAAAGATTGA
- a CDS encoding response regulator transcription factor, which produces MTAQILIVEDEVKLAQFIELELKYEGYEVITATDGFTGLSQARESTPDLLILDWMLPGISGLEICRRLRQTGSTVPVILLTAKDEISDRVEGLDAGADDYVVKPFSIEELFARVRAHLRRTQEDETDVLQFSDLKLNTSTREVYRRDRAIELTAKEFELLRYLLNHPRQVLTRDQILERVWGYDFMGDSNIIEVYIRYLRLKLEDQGESRIIQTVRGVGYVLRE; this is translated from the coding sequence ATGACTGCTCAGATTTTAATCGTTGAAGATGAAGTCAAACTTGCCCAATTTATTGAGTTAGAACTTAAGTATGAAGGCTATGAGGTAATCACAGCCACTGATGGCTTCACAGGCTTATCGCAAGCGCGAGAATCCACTCCTGATTTACTGATTTTAGACTGGATGTTACCCGGCATTTCAGGATTAGAGATTTGTCGCCGTTTACGTCAAACTGGAAGTACCGTTCCTGTAATTTTATTAACGGCAAAAGATGAGATCAGCGATCGCGTGGAAGGATTAGATGCAGGGGCGGATGACTATGTGGTCAAACCGTTTAGCATTGAAGAATTATTTGCCCGAGTCCGCGCTCATCTTCGTCGCACCCAAGAGGACGAAACCGATGTCTTACAGTTTAGCGATCTCAAACTCAATACCAGCACCCGAGAAGTTTATCGCCGCGATCGCGCGATCGAATTAACCGCTAAAGAGTTTGAACTCCTGCGCTATCTCCTCAACCACCCGCGTCAAGTTTTAACCCGTGACCAAATTTTAGAACGAGTCTGGGGATACGACTTTATGGGCGATTCTAATATTATTGAAGTTTATATTCGCTATCTTAGATTAAAACTGGAAGACCAAGGAGAATCTCGGATCATTCAAACCGTCCGAGGCGTGGGCTACGTTTTGCGAGAATGA
- a CDS encoding DUF423 domain-containing protein, whose amino-acid sequence MVRIFCAIAAIFGGTSVAAGAFASHALQDQLSTRALEIFETGAKYQMYHALALLIVALLLSRAEASQTSLLAAGFAFIVGTTIFSGSLYALSFTGITWLGAITPFGGAAFLIGWGCLAVAAFGFK is encoded by the coding sequence ATGGTTCGGATTTTTTGCGCGATCGCTGCAATCTTTGGGGGAACCTCAGTAGCAGCAGGAGCATTTGCCAGCCACGCACTGCAAGATCAATTGAGTACAAGAGCACTAGAAATTTTTGAAACTGGGGCAAAATATCAGATGTATCATGCTTTAGCCCTGCTGATAGTAGCCTTACTCTTGAGTCGTGCTGAAGCCTCACAGACCTCACTTCTGGCTGCTGGTTTTGCCTTTATCGTTGGGACAACGATTTTTTCAGGGAGTTTGTACGCTTTAAGTTTCACCGGAATAACTTGGCTGGGCGCGATTACTCCTTTCGGGGGTGCAGCCTTTTTGATCGGTTGGGGTTGTCTCGCTGTTGCTGCGTTTGGTTTCAAATAA
- a CDS encoding Uma2 family endonuclease, with product MSATTLNLNPLIQLTKEQFYTLCATNPEAKLELNAQGELIIMSPTGGETSAWNAKLIAALVNWNERTGLGETFDSSGGFSLPNGAQRSPDCAWIPLEKWKALTAEEKKGFLPLCPDFVLELLSPSDSWKQGMEKMEEYRENGSRLGWLIEPKNKRVAIYRAQQAVEILETPKFLSGEDVLDGFHLNLGKIWG from the coding sequence ATGAGTGCTACCACCCTTAATCTCAACCCCCTCATTCAGTTAACAAAAGAACAATTCTACACCCTCTGTGCAACGAACCCCGAAGCCAAGCTAGAACTAAACGCGCAAGGAGAGTTAATCATTATGTCCCCCACCGGCGGAGAAACCAGCGCTTGGAATGCTAAACTGATAGCTGCTTTAGTTAATTGGAATGAGCGAACGGGTTTGGGAGAAACGTTTGATTCTTCTGGGGGGTTTTCTTTACCGAATGGGGCGCAGCGATCGCCGGATTGCGCTTGGATTCCGTTAGAAAAATGGAAGGCACTAACAGCAGAGGAAAAGAAGGGCTTTCTCCCCCTGTGTCCTGATTTTGTACTGGAACTGCTCTCACCTTCCGATTCCTGGAAGCAAGGAATGGAAAAAATGGAAGAATACAGGGAAAATGGCTCGCGTTTAGGTTGGTTAATTGAACCCAAAAATAAGCGGGTGGCGATTTATCGCGCCCAACAAGCGGTAGAAATTTTAGAAACTCCCAAGTTTCTTTCTGGGGAAGATGTGTTGGACGGGTTTCATCTCAATCTTGGCAAAATCTGGGGGTAA
- a CDS encoding glycosyltransferase family 2 protein, which yields MSASKLLSICIPAYNRPLWLKRALESITIANAESRDDIEIVVTDDSSSTECESVTQEVLQNWSGSWKYIYNQPRLGMAKNWNYSIQVASGEYVLVLHDDDFLLPNAITKIVKVIQRYKKQFSVFLFGVNVVNESEKIIKTQGFREDQDLLPQQAIQKLMSNSSFVRFPALVINRDLFEKVGYFNEKIGGVADLEMWIRIFSKHSILCLSETTAAYTVHEAALTTDMFNEEVIEKLLHLFRLVDDLNILEQRVFEDCKSNFFHQFILAGTYRQLKQGHYPEAVKIIDLFQNDSLELNRPSLKWQTIRFLFQLILRLYNVYS from the coding sequence ATGTCAGCTTCTAAACTTCTAAGCATTTGTATTCCCGCCTATAACCGCCCACTTTGGCTCAAACGCGCTTTGGAGTCAATTACAATTGCTAATGCTGAGAGTAGAGATGATATTGAGATCGTTGTGACTGATGATTCATCTTCTACTGAATGTGAGTCAGTTACACAAGAAGTCTTGCAAAACTGGTCTGGAAGTTGGAAGTATATTTATAATCAACCGCGCTTAGGAATGGCTAAAAACTGGAACTACTCGATCCAAGTTGCTTCTGGTGAGTATGTCTTAGTTTTACATGATGATGATTTCTTGCTACCCAATGCAATTACAAAAATTGTAAAGGTGATCCAAAGATATAAGAAACAATTTTCAGTCTTTTTATTTGGAGTGAATGTTGTGAATGAAAGCGAGAAGATTATTAAGACACAAGGGTTTCGTGAAGATCAGGATCTGCTTCCTCAACAAGCGATACAAAAATTGATGTCAAATTCTTCTTTTGTGCGGTTTCCTGCACTTGTTATCAATCGCGATCTTTTTGAAAAGGTTGGATACTTTAATGAGAAAATTGGTGGAGTAGCAGATTTAGAAATGTGGATTCGGATTTTTAGTAAACATAGTATTTTATGTTTATCCGAGACAACAGCTGCCTATACTGTCCATGAAGCAGCACTGACAACGGATATGTTTAATGAAGAAGTCATTGAAAAACTACTTCACCTATTTAGATTAGTGGATGATTTAAATATTTTAGAGCAAAGAGTTTTTGAAGATTGTAAGAGTAATTTTTTTCATCAATTTATTTTAGCAGGAACGTATCGTCAATTAAAGCAAGGTCATTATCCTGAAGCCGTGAAGATTATAGATTTATTTCAAAATGATTCTCTCGAACTTAATCGACCCTCATTAAAGTGGCAAACGATCCGTTTTTTATTTCAATTGATATTGAGATTGTATAATGTTTACTCCTAA
- a CDS encoding sulfotransferase, giving the protein MVSNLIFIASEAHSGSTLLELLISGHPQYIGVGEVFRAFKSSTLDQASEIKCSCGNTIDTCPFWKTVIENLKKDINASIPEKYEIFLNSFSVFFGENYIPIDSSKYLPYLKVLKQLPIDLKVIHLIRDVRSWTISQKENIKRNQNSVKSIVARQSLVRFIKWYSSNLKTQNFIQKECLNSFQLGYEEICLYPEEMLSRICDFLGVEFNSNLLKIYNHENHNLLGNRMRFSSEKRQRIFYDHRWMCRNDWLLSSILLPHVMNFNEKNVYQNINNILWHK; this is encoded by the coding sequence ATGGTATCTAATTTAATATTTATAGCTAGTGAAGCTCATAGTGGATCAACACTCTTAGAATTATTAATTAGTGGACATCCTCAGTATATTGGTGTCGGTGAAGTTTTCAGAGCGTTTAAGTCTAGCACTTTAGATCAAGCCAGTGAGATTAAATGTTCATGTGGAAACACTATTGACACTTGTCCTTTTTGGAAAACAGTAATCGAAAACCTTAAAAAAGATATTAATGCAAGTATTCCTGAAAAATATGAAATTTTTCTAAATAGCTTCAGTGTTTTTTTTGGTGAAAATTATATTCCTATAGACTCTTCCAAATATCTTCCATATCTTAAAGTTCTTAAGCAATTACCTATCGACTTAAAAGTAATTCATCTAATTCGGGATGTTCGCTCTTGGACGATCTCGCAAAAAGAGAATATAAAACGGAATCAAAATTCAGTAAAATCAATTGTGGCTCGTCAATCTTTAGTGCGTTTTATAAAGTGGTATTCTTCTAATTTAAAGACTCAAAACTTCATTCAAAAAGAATGTCTCAATAGTTTCCAGTTAGGTTATGAAGAAATTTGTTTATACCCAGAAGAAATGCTGTCAAGAATTTGTGATTTTCTAGGTGTAGAATTTAATTCTAATCTGCTTAAAATTTATAACCATGAGAATCATAACTTATTAGGTAATAGAATGCGTTTCTCCTCAGAAAAGCGTCAAAGAATTTTTTATGATCATCGCTGGATGTGTAGAAATGATTGGCTTCTTTCTTCTATTTTGTTACCTCATGTTATGAACTTTAATGAAAAGAATGTGTATCAAAATATAAATAATATATTATGGCATAAGTAA
- a CDS encoding glycosyltransferase produces the protein MRGLYISNLDPLTARSYQKKIIGQIKGMQRWGAILDLICTASPNRIILKKIAQSNDINNEEKTLTYFSNNLLSRRLSLLRTSLDFITKTAPDFLYLRYPRSDPFYIFFLNKIKSQCPTITILSEIPTYPYETEYKKTNLKGQFILSLDRLTRPLLKRYIDRMVVVAWNQPLFGIPSINLLNGIDVASIKPLQTPRSFNEEIHLIGVGNLQFWHGYDRLIQGFKNYYQQQAQEVKVFFHIISPDTPTLHTLQETVKSQNLSEYIIFHGAKYDQELDQLFEKCHIAVADLGGHRKGIQQTSFLKTREFAARGIPFITSADDPDFPNTFPYQLKVTSNEQPLDVTEVIKFTQSIYRDAEHPIKIRQYAQSSLDWSVKMKEVYEVTQHLVHEKIKMTS, from the coding sequence ATGCGAGGTTTATATATTTCCAATCTTGATCCACTAACTGCTCGTTCCTACCAGAAAAAAATCATTGGTCAGATTAAAGGAATGCAACGCTGGGGAGCTATTCTAGATCTGATTTGCACTGCTTCCCCAAACCGCATTATCTTAAAAAAGATCGCTCAATCTAACGATATCAATAATGAAGAAAAAACTTTAACTTACTTTTCCAATAATCTATTGAGCCGAAGATTGAGCCTATTAAGAACTTCACTGGATTTTATTACAAAGACTGCACCAGATTTCCTTTACTTAAGATATCCTCGCTCTGATCCTTTTTATATTTTCTTTTTAAATAAAATTAAATCGCAATGTCCAACCATTACTATACTCAGTGAAATCCCCACTTATCCTTATGAAACTGAATATAAAAAGACAAACCTTAAAGGTCAATTCATTTTAAGTCTTGACCGACTGACTCGACCTTTGTTAAAAAGATACATTGATCGGATGGTTGTTGTTGCTTGGAATCAACCTCTTTTTGGGATTCCCAGTATCAATTTGTTAAATGGAATTGATGTTGCAAGTATCAAGCCACTGCAAACCCCTCGTTCTTTTAATGAAGAAATTCACTTAATTGGAGTCGGTAATTTACAATTTTGGCATGGCTATGATCGTTTAATTCAAGGTTTCAAAAACTATTATCAGCAACAGGCTCAGGAAGTAAAAGTTTTTTTTCATATTATTTCTCCAGATACTCCAACTTTACACACTCTTCAGGAAACAGTGAAAAGTCAAAATCTTTCAGAATATATTATATTTCATGGTGCAAAATATGATCAGGAACTCGATCAGCTATTTGAAAAATGTCATATTGCTGTTGCTGATCTCGGAGGACATCGGAAAGGAATCCAACAAACATCTTTCTTAAAAACTAGAGAATTTGCAGCGCGAGGAATCCCCTTTATTACAAGTGCAGATGATCCAGACTTTCCCAATACTTTCCCATACCAATTAAAAGTTACCTCGAATGAGCAGCCGTTAGATGTTACAGAAGTGATTAAATTTACCCAATCAATTTATAGAGATGCAGAACATCCAATTAAAATTCGTCAGTATGCACAATCCTCCTTAGATTGGTCGGTTAAAATGAAAGAAGTTTATGAAGTGACTCAACACTTGGTACATGAAAAGATTAAGATGACAAGTTAA
- a CDS encoding glycosyltransferase family 2 protein codes for MSLNQKEPVYIIIPVHNRKNITLKCLETLKQCGDLDRYYTIVVDDGSTDGTSEAITNLYPEVTILTGDGNLWWTGAIRKGMEYAYERGAEYFIWLNDDTFPYNNAIPFLVQKCRENVNLVGAAQCYETSDLKKPTYGGKKELIYLKLAIFMLLKIIQ; via the coding sequence ATGAGCTTAAACCAAAAAGAACCAGTTTATATCATCATTCCCGTCCATAACCGGAAAAACATTACTCTCAAGTGCTTAGAAACCCTAAAGCAGTGTGGCGATTTAGATCGCTATTATACAATTGTTGTCGATGATGGTTCTACTGATGGCACAAGCGAAGCCATTACCAATTTATATCCAGAAGTCACTATCCTTACTGGTGATGGGAATCTTTGGTGGACAGGTGCAATTAGAAAGGGAATGGAATATGCTTATGAACGAGGTGCAGAATACTTTATCTGGCTAAATGATGATACTTTTCCTTACAATAATGCTATCCCTTTTTTAGTACAAAAATGTCGAGAGAATGTCAACTTAGTTGGAGCAGCACAATGTTACGAGACATCTGATCTGAAAAAACCGACTTATGGTGGAAAAAAAGAATTAATTTATTTAAAGTTAGCAATATTTATGCTATTAAAAATAATCCAGTGA
- a CDS encoding DUF29 domain-containing protein has translation MATELTHQKYKQLYETDYNLWVLETVKKLQNRELDSLDWKNLIDEVLDLSRREKRRLESLLTRLLEHLLKLKYWDSKRELNQNHWQREIRNFRKQIKRDLKASPSLKNYLVEQFSELYQDARELVSDASGLPLDHFPEPPIAPLEKVLDENWLP, from the coding sequence ATGGCAACTGAACTCACTCATCAGAAATATAAGCAACTCTATGAAACTGATTATAATCTTTGGGTTTTAGAAACAGTTAAAAAACTACAAAACCGAGAATTAGATTCTCTTGATTGGAAAAACTTAATTGATGAGGTACTTGACTTGAGTCGGCGAGAAAAAAGAAGATTAGAAAGTTTATTAACCCGACTCTTAGAACATCTACTAAAACTAAAATATTGGGATTCAAAACGAGAACTCAATCAAAACCATTGGCAAAGAGAAATTCGTAATTTTCGCAAACAAATTAAGCGGGACTTAAAAGCAAGTCCAAGTCTAAAAAATTATCTTGTAGAACAATTTTCTGAACTGTATCAAGATGCAAGAGAATTAGTCTCAGATGCCTCAGGCTTACCCCTTGACCATTTCCCTGAACCCCCAATCGCACCCTTAGAAAAGGTGTTAGATGAAAACTGGTTACCTTAA
- a CDS encoding glycosyltransferase family 2 protein codes for MKLTVCITTFNRWYSCLKTLQSVCSQMQEGLEIILVDDCSLQTMPKEVNDFIQTNNIIYVRHQHNKGLASARNTAIELASGEYFAFCDDDDAWPPHFASRLLSVLEDSPSDVGIALALPSIFNQAWQKIFSDYPKLTDLLLQGITPPVSSQAYQTKILRDVGGYDPKIQSGVDHDLWLSLAKINPRVGVTWGSPAITNTDPKANRMTTVEEKRRTKIAKSLNIWRPKIIEVFGESFYQHFYNSYQQYLDYTFFKKSLQKGEFLKAAKKAFNWRVLSLGGQRAFNKVIGYKRCNLFPAYKASSF; via the coding sequence ATGAAGTTAACAGTCTGTATTACTACATTTAATCGTTGGTACTCTTGCCTCAAGACTCTGCAATCAGTGTGTTCGCAAATGCAGGAGGGGCTTGAAATTATTTTAGTGGATGACTGTTCCTTACAGACGATGCCAAAGGAAGTCAATGATTTTATTCAAACCAATAACATAATTTATGTTCGTCACCAGCACAACAAAGGTCTTGCTAGTGCTAGAAATACTGCTATAGAATTGGCTTCAGGTGAATATTTTGCTTTTTGCGATGATGACGATGCTTGGCCCCCACACTTTGCTTCTAGGTTATTGAGCGTTTTAGAAGATAGTCCTTCTGATGTTGGTATCGCTCTCGCATTACCTTCTATTTTTAATCAGGCATGGCAAAAAATTTTTAGTGATTATCCAAAGTTAACAGATCTGCTTTTACAAGGGATAACTCCGCCAGTCAGTTCCCAAGCCTACCAAACCAAAATATTACGAGATGTGGGAGGATATGATCCAAAAATCCAATCAGGTGTTGATCATGATTTATGGCTATCTCTAGCAAAAATTAATCCTAGAGTGGGCGTAACTTGGGGAAGTCCAGCTATCACTAATACAGATCCGAAAGCGAATCGGATGACAACAGTAGAAGAAAAAAGAAGGACTAAAATTGCTAAATCCCTAAACATCTGGCGACCTAAAATCATTGAAGTCTTTGGTGAGAGTTTTTATCAACATTTCTATAATTCTTATCAACAGTATCTCGACTATACTTTTTTTAAGAAGAGTTTGCAGAAAGGTGAGTTCCTGAAAGCTGCAAAAAAGGCATTCAACTGGCGTGTATTATCTTTAGGAGGGCAGAGAGCTTTTAACAAAGTTATTGGGTATAAACGATGTAATTTATTTCCTGCTTATAAGGCTTCATCTTTCTAA
- a CDS encoding bifunctional 2-polyprenyl-6-hydroxyphenol methylase/3-demethylubiquinol 3-O-methyltransferase UbiG, translating to MTAQFTQQQQVQETQYSIPYHYIPSLDDNGFSQTLFWSWGMQYLAGLELVISELKQLQFSSLLDVGCGDGRFLKEVVATFPDKEVLGIDYSQTAIALAKALNPTINYQCINITSGHLDGNFEVATMVEVLEHIPIDQVPDFLVGVSRQLTKNGKLILTVPHVNKRLQNKHYQHFSSSNLKETLSSQFEVEKIMPFDRISRPVGWLLKLLGYKSNHYLITNKTINNAIYKQVLRNCLEAQPEKMCGRLLAIAKVKS from the coding sequence ATGACTGCTCAATTCACACAACAACAACAAGTGCAAGAAACTCAATATTCGATCCCCTATCATTACATTCCTTCTCTAGACGATAATGGGTTTTCGCAAACCCTTTTCTGGTCATGGGGAATGCAATACTTAGCAGGGCTTGAGTTAGTCATTTCTGAATTAAAGCAGCTTCAGTTTTCTTCTCTTCTAGATGTGGGTTGTGGTGATGGAAGATTTTTAAAAGAAGTTGTTGCAACTTTCCCTGACAAAGAGGTTTTAGGAATTGACTATTCTCAAACAGCAATTGCTTTAGCAAAAGCCCTTAACCCGACTATAAATTATCAGTGCATCAATATAACAAGTGGACATCTTGACGGGAACTTTGAAGTCGCGACAATGGTTGAGGTATTAGAACACATTCCAATTGATCAAGTCCCTGATTTTTTGGTAGGAGTATCCAGACAGTTAACCAAGAATGGTAAGTTAATCTTGACTGTCCCTCATGTTAATAAAAGGTTACAAAATAAGCATTATCAACATTTTTCAAGCAGTAACTTGAAAGAAACTCTATCATCTCAGTTTGAGGTAGAGAAAATTATGCCATTTGATCGAATATCAAGACCCGTTGGTTGGCTTCTAAAACTTCTAGGCTATAAAAGTAATCATTATCTGATCACAAACAAGACAATCAACAATGCTATTTATAAGCAAGTCCTTCGTAATTGTCTTGAAGCTCAGCCTGAAAAAATGTGTGGTCGATTATTAGCTATAGCAAAAGTAAAATCTTAG